From Ancylobacter pratisalsi, one genomic window encodes:
- a CDS encoding MFS transporter, with the protein MKINPPLLALAAGAFGIGVTEFAPMGLLPVIANDLGVSIPTAGLLISAYAMGVMLGAPLMTLTTGRVPRRTLLISLMAIFTIGNLLAAISTSYEMLLVARLVTSLNHGAFFGVGSIVAASLVPQNRRAGAVAAMFMGLTIANVVGVPLATWAGDLIGWRAAFWGMAALGLVAMMSLRLTLPNVAAAVGGDMISELKVLVRGPVLLALALTVLSSTAMFTVFTYIAPILQQETQASIAFVTAMLVTYGVGLTVGNWLGGRFADRSVDRTLIATLISLVVLLVAFALAMPFVVPTAVLIFLWGVASFALVPPLQMRVMAAASGAPNLASAVNIGAFNLGNAIGAALGGAVIAGGLGYPVVSLVGAMAAASGLALVLLMARRRAAVAVCGLP; encoded by the coding sequence ATGAAGATCAATCCGCCGCTTCTCGCTCTGGCCGCCGGTGCTTTTGGCATCGGCGTGACCGAGTTCGCTCCCATGGGCCTTCTGCCCGTAATCGCCAACGATCTCGGCGTCTCGATTCCGACCGCCGGCCTGCTCATCAGCGCCTATGCGATGGGCGTCATGCTGGGGGCGCCGCTGATGACGCTCACCACCGGCCGGGTGCCGCGCCGAACGCTGCTGATCAGCCTCATGGCGATCTTCACCATCGGCAATCTGCTGGCGGCGATTTCGACCAGTTACGAAATGCTTCTGGTGGCGCGGCTGGTCACCTCGCTCAACCATGGCGCCTTCTTCGGCGTCGGCTCCATCGTCGCCGCCAGCCTCGTGCCGCAGAACCGGCGCGCCGGGGCGGTCGCCGCCATGTTCATGGGGCTGACCATCGCCAATGTCGTCGGCGTGCCGCTCGCGACCTGGGCGGGCGACTTGATAGGGTGGCGCGCCGCCTTCTGGGGCATGGCGGCGCTGGGCCTGGTCGCCATGATGTCGCTGCGCCTGACGCTTCCCAACGTTGCGGCCGCCGTCGGCGGAGACATGATATCCGAATTGAAGGTGCTCGTGCGTGGTCCAGTGCTGCTGGCACTCGCCCTCACTGTACTGAGCTCCACTGCCATGTTCACGGTGTTCACCTATATCGCGCCAATCCTGCAGCAGGAGACCCAGGCCTCCATCGCCTTCGTGACCGCGATGCTCGTGACTTATGGCGTTGGTCTCACCGTTGGCAACTGGCTGGGTGGCCGGTTTGCCGACCGCTCTGTGGACCGCACGTTGATCGCCACACTGATCTCTCTCGTCGTCTTGCTGGTTGCCTTCGCGCTGGCGATGCCGTTTGTGGTGCCGACGGCCGTGCTTATCTTCCTGTGGGGTGTGGCGAGCTTCGCCCTTGTGCCGCCGCTGCAGATGCGGGTCATGGCCGCCGCTTCGGGTGCTCCGAACCTCGCGTCAGCGGTGAACATCGGCGCTTTCAATCTCGGCAATGCCATAGGCGCGGCACTGGGTGGGGCGGTGATCGCCGGCGGGCTGGGCTATCCTGTGGTGTCGCTCGTCGGTGCCATGGCGGCCGCGTCCGGTCTCGCGCTGGTGCT
- a CDS encoding aldo/keto reductase produces the protein MEYRQLGSSGLRVPVLSFGAGTFGGAGPLFSAWGQSDANEARRLVDICLDAGVNLFDTADVYSDGASERVLGEAIRGRRDAVLISTKTGLPTGDGPADWGVSRSRLIRQVEAALRRLGTDYIDLLQLHAFDASTPAEEVLATLEILVAAGKVRYTGVSNYPGWQLMKALAAADRYGRPRYVAHQVYYSLIGRAYEADLMPLGADQGVGALVWSPLGWGRLTGKIRRGAPIPEGSRLHETAVFAPPVEDEHLYHVVEALEAVADETGKSVPQIAINWLLQRPTVSSVIIGARNEEQLRQNLGAVGWSLTPAQMAALDAASEVLPPYPHTPYRQQEGFARLNPSLV, from the coding sequence TTGGAATATCGGCAGTTGGGATCGTCAGGGCTTCGGGTTCCCGTGCTCAGTTTCGGTGCGGGAACGTTCGGCGGCGCGGGGCCATTGTTCAGCGCCTGGGGCCAGAGCGACGCCAATGAAGCGCGCCGTCTGGTCGATATTTGCCTGGACGCGGGCGTCAACCTGTTCGACACCGCCGATGTCTATTCCGACGGCGCTTCGGAGCGGGTGCTGGGCGAGGCCATCCGGGGACGGCGCGACGCTGTGCTGATCTCGACCAAGACAGGCCTGCCGACCGGCGACGGTCCGGCCGACTGGGGCGTGTCGCGCAGCCGCCTGATCCGCCAGGTCGAGGCGGCGCTGCGCCGGCTCGGCACGGATTACATCGACTTGCTGCAACTGCACGCCTTCGACGCCTCGACGCCGGCCGAGGAGGTGCTCGCTACGCTGGAGATACTCGTGGCCGCCGGTAAGGTTCGCTACACCGGCGTCTCCAACTATCCCGGCTGGCAGTTGATGAAGGCGCTGGCTGCGGCGGACCGCTACGGGCGACCGCGCTACGTCGCCCATCAGGTCTATTACTCGCTGATCGGCCGCGCCTATGAAGCGGACCTTATGCCTCTTGGAGCGGACCAGGGTGTCGGTGCGCTGGTGTGGAGCCCGCTCGGCTGGGGTCGGCTGACCGGCAAGATCCGCCGGGGCGCACCAATCCCTGAGGGAAGCCGCCTGCATGAGACGGCCGTCTTCGCTCCGCCTGTGGAAGACGAACACCTCTACCATGTGGTCGAAGCGCTGGAGGCTGTCGCTGACGAGACTGGAAAGAGCGTGCCGCAGATTGCCATCAACTGGCTGCTGCAGCGCCCCACGGTCTCCTCCGTCATCATAGGCGCCCGCAACGAGGAACAGTTGCGCCAGAACCTCGGCGCCGTCGGTTGGTCACTGACGCCGGCGCAGATGGCGGCGCTGGATGCCGCCAGCGAAGTCCTGCCGCCCTATCCCCACACGCCCTATCGCCAGCAGGAGGGGTTTGCTCGTCTCAATCCCTCGCTCGTCTGA